The following proteins are co-located in the Oenanthe melanoleuca isolate GR-GAL-2019-014 chromosome 4, OMel1.0, whole genome shotgun sequence genome:
- the PPEF2 gene encoding serine/threonine-protein phosphatase with EF-hands 2 — protein sequence MGSGSSVNVQYKYSLQKSENAFKAAVLIQQWYRRHVARLEMRRRCTWRIFQSIEYACEQDQIKLHNFFSYLMDQFTPSSSKERDFISRMFVSGESYKEAELEKYCDYESIEVPDSYIGPRLSFPLLPDHATALLEAFQQKQQLHARYVLNLLHETRKHLKQLPNISHVSTCYSEEVTVCGDLHGQLDDLFLIFYKNGLPSPSKSYVFNGDFVDRGKQSLEILVILFTFLLIYPKEVHLNRGNHEDHMVNLRYGFTKEVMQKYTVHGKKILRMFQNVFCWLPLATLIDQKVLIIHGGISDTTDLDMLEKIQRDKFISVLRLKKRKESSRKPEMQAINGEKESGSDAAGKEAAPRLSLQPQSAQAPSTANRLEFSRWLRQTVQEQIDTCRRLVDISESEPEELTYSSLVSLKDVDEPCWTRQQEWKQILDILWSDPMPQEGCRENKVRGGGCYFGPDVTEKFLEKHSLQFLIRSHECKQEGYEFCHNRKVLTIFSASNYYEIGSNRGAYVKLGPDLIPHFVQYQANKTAHMLTMTQRISRVEESAFRALREQLFAHTSALVSAFKAYDRDNTGRITLSNWATAVESVLRLGLPWRMLRKQLVCSTKDGMLEYKSWLDDLAMEQRSQEHIQSSLLEIIYRNRSNLETIFRIIDRDHSGLISFEEFQQTWKLFSSHMNIELTDDGIDDLVRSIDFNKDGNIDFNEFLEAFRLVKQCPS from the exons ATGGGATCTGGTAGTTCTGTGAATGTCCAGTACAAGTACTCTCTGCAGAAGTCTGAAAATG CTTTCAAGGCAGCTGTGTTGATCCAGCAGTGGTATCGGCGCCACGTGGCTCGGCTGGAAATGCGCCGCCGCTGCACCTGGAGAATCTTTCAGTCCATTGAGTATGCCTGTGAGCAGGATCAGATCAAG CTTCACAACTTCTTCAGTTACCTCATGGACCAGTTCACaccaagcagcagcaaagaga GGGATTTTATCAGTCGCATGTTTGTAAGTGGGGAAAGTTACaaagaggcagagctggaaaaatacTGTGACTATGAATCCATAGAGGTGCCAGACTCCTACATCGGACCCCggctctccttccctctcctccctgacCATGCCACGGCCTTGCTGGAAGCTTTTCAACAGAAACAA CAGCTCCATGCTCGTTATGTCTTAAACCTCCTGCATGAGACCAGGAAGCACCTCAAGCAGTTGCCAAACATCAGCCACGTCTCCACCTGCTACAGCGAGGAAGTCACCGTGTGTG GAGACTTGCATGGCCAGCTGGATGACCTGTTCCTCATCTTTTACAAG AATggccttccttctccttccaaGTCCTACGTGTTCAATGGGGACTTTGTAGACAGAGGCAAGCAGTCCCTGGAGATCCTTGTTATCCTCTTTACCTTCCTCCTGATCTACCCCAAGGAGGTTCACCTCAACCGCGGCAACCACGAGGACCACATGGTGAACTTACG CTATGGCTTCACCAAGGAAGTGATGCAGAAATACACG gtGCATGGGAAGAAAATCTTGAGGATGTTTCAGAATGTCTTCTGCTGGCTGCCCCTGGCCACCCTGATTGATCAGAAAGTCCTCATTATTCATGGGGGCATCTCTGACACCACTGACCTGGACATGCTTGAGAAAATTCAAAGGGACAAA tttatttctgtgctaaggctgaagaaaagaaaggagtcaagcagaaaaccagaaatgcaGGCCATAAATGGGGAGAAGGAATCAGGCAGTgatgcagcagggaaggaggcagcCCCCAGGTTATCTCTGCAGCCCCAGTCAgcccaggctcccagcacagccaacaGGCTGGAGTTCTCCAGGTGGCTGCGGCAGACGGTGCAGGAGCAAATCGACACGTGCCGCCGGCTGGTGGACATCAGTGAGTCAGAGCCAGAGGAGCTCACCTACTCCAGCTTGGTCTCCTTGAAGGACGTGGATGAGCCCTGCTGGACTCGCCAGCAGGAGTGGAAGCAG ATTTTAGACATCCTCTGGAGCGACCCCATGCCTCAGGAGGGCTGTAGAGAGAATAAGGTGCGAGGTGGGGGCTGCTACTTTGGGCCTGATGTGACGGAGAAGTTCCTTGAGAAGCACAGCTTGCAGTTCCTGATCCGCTCTCACGAGTGCAAGCAGGAGGGCTACGAGTTCTGTCACAACCGCAAG GTGCTGACCATCTTTTCAGCCTCAAACTACTATGAGATTGGCAGCAACAGGGGAGCCTATGTGAAGCTGGGACCAGACCTCATCCCCCACTTTGTTCAGTACCAAGCAAACAAGACAGCCCATATGCTCACTATGACCCAAAG AATCAGCAGAGTAGAGGAGTCAGCCTTTCGAGCCCTGCGGGAGCAGCTCTTTGCTCACACCTCAGCCCTCGTCAGTGCCTTCAAGGCCTACGACAGGGACAATACAG gaaggatCACGCTCAGTAACTGGGCGACAGCAGTGGAGTCGGTGCTGCGGCTGGGACTGCCCTGGCGAATGCTGAGGAAACAGCTGGTGTGCAGCACCAAGGACGGCATGCTGGAATACAAATCCTGGCTGGATGACCTGGCCATGGAGCAGAGGAGCCAAGAG CACATCCAGTCGAGCTTGCTGGAAATAATTTATCGAAACAGATCCAACTTAGAGACCATATTCAGGATCATAGACAGAGACCATTCAG GTCTCATCTCCTTTGAGGAATTCCAGCAAACCTGGAAGCTGTTCAGCTCCCACATGAACATTGAACTTACAGACGATGGCATTGACGACTTGGTTCGCAGCATTGATTTCAACAAGGATGGGAACATTGACTTCAACGAGTTCCTGGAAGCCTTCCGCCTGGTCAAGCAGTGTCCGTCCTGA